In the genome of Candidatus Scalindua japonica, one region contains:
- a CDS encoding SLC13 family permease, protein MPDLQSIMVLVVVVAAMILFITEKLRVDLIALCVLLALIILGLVGHNQALYGFANQATATIVAMFVLSAGLDRAGLVEWLARRLDRLAGKTEPRLIIVICIAIAFLSAFMINTAAVAVFIPITIVLAKSRKISASRVLMPLSFASQFGGVCTLIGTSTNILVNSIAVDKGMDAFTFFEFAPLGLAMTVVGIIYLISARGLLPKRKAGEQQVDRYHLADYLAELQVTKKSSLIGTTWIKSKLKQNEKVNLIKFIRNDKATTKPPKTKMREGDILLLHGNMDTLIAMQDKYKLRLHAKAKMDDKKISSDEIKLIEVLIPPQSKLVDHTLQTFEFFRRFGCIVFAVQRRGKIIRDRVAEINLKDGDTLLLEAGKDVVSRLLKSRDLIVTNELTELYVRKDKAIVALFVFLTVITLTVLHIIPILVAALIGAIGMVLGRCLTLEEAYEAIDWKIIFLLGGILPLGLAMEQSGAALWMTNTILSPFLNLGPVVVLAVLYIITAILTESMSNSAAAIILAPIGLSVATTMNVDPRPFLVAITFAASTSFATPIGYQTNTMVYSPGGYRFTDYTRVGAPLNLIFWGLAVLLIPLLWPF, encoded by the coding sequence TTGCCCGATTTGCAATCCATCATGGTCCTTGTAGTGGTTGTTGCTGCAATGATCCTCTTTATAACAGAAAAATTACGGGTAGACTTGATAGCCCTCTGTGTATTGCTTGCTTTAATTATACTGGGATTAGTAGGCCACAATCAGGCACTCTATGGTTTTGCTAATCAGGCAACCGCGACTATCGTTGCCATGTTTGTTTTAAGTGCAGGGTTAGATCGTGCTGGCCTGGTCGAGTGGCTTGCGCGCCGGTTGGACCGCCTGGCAGGGAAAACCGAACCCCGGCTCATCATTGTTATCTGTATAGCTATAGCCTTCCTGTCGGCATTCATGATAAATACTGCCGCAGTAGCGGTATTTATTCCTATTACAATCGTACTCGCAAAATCGCGGAAGATTTCTGCGTCCAGGGTATTGATGCCGCTATCATTTGCAAGCCAGTTTGGTGGAGTATGTACATTGATTGGCACTTCTACCAATATCCTCGTTAACTCGATCGCCGTTGACAAAGGCATGGATGCTTTCACGTTTTTTGAGTTTGCACCATTGGGGCTGGCTATGACTGTTGTTGGCATAATCTATCTGATATCAGCTCGCGGGCTTCTCCCGAAGCGTAAGGCTGGAGAGCAGCAGGTGGACAGGTATCATCTTGCCGATTATCTTGCTGAACTGCAGGTAACAAAGAAATCATCGCTCATTGGTACAACCTGGATAAAGAGCAAGCTGAAACAGAATGAAAAAGTAAACCTTATTAAGTTCATACGAAATGATAAGGCAACAACAAAGCCCCCAAAGACCAAGATGAGAGAGGGTGACATTCTCCTGCTTCATGGGAATATGGATACACTGATTGCCATGCAGGATAAATATAAATTACGCTTACATGCGAAGGCAAAGATGGATGATAAAAAGATCAGTTCTGATGAAATTAAGCTGATTGAAGTCCTTATACCACCGCAATCAAAATTAGTAGATCATACATTACAAACATTTGAATTTTTTCGTCGTTTCGGCTGTATTGTCTTTGCAGTACAACGTCGTGGAAAGATTATACGAGATCGTGTGGCAGAGATAAATCTCAAAGATGGAGACACACTGCTCCTTGAGGCAGGTAAGGACGTTGTGTCCAGGCTCCTGAAATCCCGTGATCTTATCGTAACGAACGAATTAACGGAGTTGTATGTACGAAAAGATAAGGCGATCGTCGCATTGTTTGTGTTTCTTACCGTAATAACCTTAACCGTATTACATATTATTCCCATTCTGGTTGCTGCTTTGATAGGCGCTATTGGCATGGTCTTAGGCCGTTGTCTTACTCTTGAGGAGGCCTACGAAGCTATCGATTGGAAAATTATCTTTCTTCTTGGGGGTATTTTACCATTGGGGCTTGCTATGGAGCAGAGTGGAGCTGCTCTCTGGATGACAAATACAATCTTGAGTCCCTTTCTGAACCTGGGTCCTGTTGTGGTTCTGGCAGTTCTGTACATAATAACAGCTATACTTACTGAATCGATGTCAAACAGCGCAGCCGCAATAATACTTGCTCCTATAGGTCTGTCTGTTGCAACAACTATGAATGTAGATCCGAGACCGTTTCTGGTGGCGATAACCTTTGCTGCTTCTACCAGTTTTGCAACTCCGATTGGATATCAGACAAATACGATGGTTTATTCCCCCGGAGGTTATCGATTTACGGACTATACCCGTGTTGGCGCGCCGCTTAACCTGATATTCTGGGGATTGGCAGTACTACTCATACCATTGCTATGGCCATTTTAG
- a CDS encoding class I SAM-dependent methyltransferase: MILDLCCGQGRHTLELARCGFKNVFGLDRSHYLINRAR, encoded by the coding sequence GTGATTCTGGATTTATGCTGTGGACAGGGACGTCACACCCTGGAATTGGCAAGATGCGGATTCAAAAATGTCTTTGGGCTGGACCGTTCCCATTATCTGATTAATAGAGCAAGATAG
- a CDS encoding succinylglutamate desuccinylase/aspartoacylase domain-containing protein has protein sequence MKIMTLSSLVIDLHNDWTKSIPYALIDHNPGHPHKTAYDKTKIFARQSGFVSIVDTDKLTNTLSYNLLLNDIPALTFELCEPYLINERNVKYGLDSITSILSHLGMMVPEKERFSYPAPTAYKAGRLLRYFDKPYSSKSGIIRFIAKPGGEVNHLPRL, from the coding sequence ATGAAAATAATGACTTTATCCAGCCTTGTAATAGATCTCCATAATGACTGGACAAAATCTATTCCGTACGCGCTTATAGACCATAATCCGGGGCATCCTCATAAAACAGCATATGACAAAACAAAAATATTTGCCAGGCAATCAGGATTTGTCTCTATCGTGGATACTGATAAACTGACCAATACCCTTTCTTATAACCTTCTCTTGAACGACATCCCTGCGTTGACGTTTGAACTGTGCGAACCCTATCTTATTAACGAAAGAAACGTTAAATATGGATTGGACTCAATAACGAGCATCCTGTCTCATCTGGGTATGATGGTTCCAGAGAAAGAGCGTTTCAGTTATCCCGCTCCAACTGCTTACAAAGCGGGAAGGTTGCTCAGATATTTTGATAAGCCATACAGTTCCAAGAGCGGTATTATCAGATTTATTGCCAAACCAGGAGGAGAGGTCAACCATTTGCCAAGATTGTAA
- a CDS encoding DUF21 domain-containing protein, with protein MLMQILTWTAIAFCISQSAMFSGLNLAFFSITRLNLEVEASTGNKSAKKLLALRKNANYLLTTVLWGNVGVNVLLTLLSGSVLSGISAFFFSTFIITICGEIIPQAYFSRNALKMASLLMPIFRIYQIILYPIVKPFAKLLDLWLGQEGIEYFHERGLREVIKKHVKASDVDIDRLEGLGALNFLDIDDLLVSHEGEPVDPKSIIKLSLSNGFPVFPEFERNPSDPFLHQIQSSGKKWVIITDESDEPHLILDSDGFLRSALFSIKPFQPYAYCHRPIIVKDPHIELGNVILQLRVKPKTAEDDVIDHDVILVWSDEKRVITGADILGRLLRGIVIQSRK; from the coding sequence CTGCTAATGCAAATATTAACATGGACAGCCATCGCTTTCTGCATTTCTCAATCCGCGATGTTTTCAGGGCTTAACCTGGCTTTCTTCAGTATTACAAGACTTAATCTGGAAGTAGAGGCTTCAACAGGCAACAAAAGCGCTAAAAAACTCCTCGCGCTTAGAAAAAATGCGAATTATTTATTAACCACTGTGTTATGGGGTAATGTAGGAGTTAATGTACTGTTGACGCTTCTTTCCGGTTCCGTTCTATCCGGTATAAGCGCATTCTTTTTTTCTACTTTTATCATAACGATTTGCGGTGAAATCATACCACAGGCCTATTTTTCGCGAAACGCCCTTAAGATGGCCTCTTTGCTCATGCCCATATTCCGAATATATCAAATAATTCTTTATCCAATTGTAAAACCTTTCGCAAAGCTTCTTGATCTCTGGCTTGGGCAGGAGGGCATAGAGTATTTTCATGAAAGAGGCTTGCGTGAAGTAATAAAAAAACATGTGAAAGCCAGTGATGTTGATATCGACAGGCTAGAAGGATTGGGAGCACTGAACTTTCTTGATATCGATGATCTTCTTGTCAGTCATGAGGGTGAACCTGTTGATCCTAAAAGTATCATTAAATTATCTCTTTCAAATGGTTTCCCTGTTTTCCCTGAGTTTGAAAGAAATCCATCAGACCCTTTTCTTCATCAGATTCAGTCTTCCGGTAAAAAATGGGTCATAATAACTGATGAGTCAGATGAGCCTCATCTTATCCTTGATTCAGACGGATTTCTCAGGTCTGCCTTGTTCAGTATAAAACCTTTTCAGCCCTATGCCTATTGCCATCGCCCTATTATTGTAAAAGATCCTCATATTGAATTGGGTAATGTAATATTGCAATTGCGAGTCAAGCCGAAAACCGCGGAAGACGATGTTATTGACCATGATGTTATCCTTGTCTGGAGTGATGAAAAACGTGTAATTACCGGAGCAGACATACTTGGACGCTTATTAAGAGGGATAGTAATCCAATCGAGAAAATAG